From Symphalangus syndactylus isolate Jambi chromosome X, NHGRI_mSymSyn1-v2.1_pri, whole genome shotgun sequence, the proteins below share one genomic window:
- the USP51 gene encoding ubiquitin carboxyl-terminal hydrolase 51 isoform X1, which produces MAQVRETSLPSGSGARWISGGGGGASLEEAVEKAGKMEEAAAGATKASSRREAEEMKLEPLQEREPAPEENLTWSSSGGDEKVLPSIPLRCHSSSSPVCPRRKPRPRPQPRARSRSQPGLSAPPPPPARPPPPPPPPPPPAPRPRAWRGSRRRSRPGSRPQTRRSCSGDLDGSGDPGGLGDWLLEVEFGQGPTGCSHVESFKVGKNWQKNLRLIYQRFVWSGTPETRKRKAKSCICHVCSTHMNRLHSCLSCVFFGCFTEKHIHKHAETKQHHLAVDLYHGVIYCFMCKDYVYDKDIEQIAKETKEKILRLLTSTSTDVSHQQFMTSGFEDKQSTCETKEQEPKLVKPKKKRRKKSVYTVGLRGLINLGNTCFMNCIVQALTHIPLLKDFFLSDKHKCIMTSPSLCLVCEMSSLFHAMYSGSRTPHIPYKLLHLIWIHAEHLAGYRQQDAHEFLIAILDVLHRHSKDDSGGQEANNPNCCNCIIDQIFTGGLQSDVTCQACHSVSTTIDPCWDISLDLPGSCATFDSQNPERADSTVSRDDHIPGIPSLTDCLQWFTRPEHLGSSAKIKCNSCQSYQESTKQLTMKKLPIVACFHLKRFEHVGKQRRKINTFISFPLELDMTPFLASTKDSRMKEGQPPTDCVPNENKYSLFAVINHHGTLESGHYTSFIRQQKDQWFSCDDAIITKATIEDLLYSEGYLLFYHKQGLEKD; this is translated from the coding sequence ATGGCCCAGGTTCGAGAAACTTCTTTGCCCTCCGGCTCTGGGGCCCGCTGGATCTCCGGAGGTGGGGGAGGAGCCTCTCTTGAGGAGGCGGTTGAGAAGGCGGGGAAAATGGAGGAGGCGGCGGCAGGGGCTACGAAGGCGTCTTCGAGACGGGAAGCTGAGGAGATGAAGCTGGAGCCATTACAGGAGCGGGAGCCCGCGCCGGAGGAGAACTTGACGTGGAGCAGCAGCGGCGGCGACGAGAAGGTGCTCCCTTCAATCCCCCTTCGCTGTCACAGCAGCTCCTCGCCCGTTTGCCCGCGCCGCAAGCCCCGCCCTCGGCCCCAGCCCCGGGCCCGCTCCCGCAGCCAGCCTGGGCTCTCGGCCCCACCCCCGCCTCCAGcccggcccccgcccccgccgccacccccgcccccacccgcaCCGCGGCCGAGGGCCTGGCGTGGATCCCGGCGCAGATCCAGGCCTGGGTCCAGGCCTCAGACACGGAGAAGCTGCTCTGGTGACCTAGACGGGTCGGGGGATCCTGGCGGCTTAGGGGACTGGTTGCTGGAGGTCGAGTTTGGTCAGGGTCCCACAGGCTGCTCTCATGTGGAGAGCTTTAAAGTAGGTAAGAACTGGCAGAAGAACCTGAGGTTGATCTACCAGCGTTTCGTTTGGAGTGGGACCCCAGAGACTAGGAAACGTAAAGCAAAGTCATGCATCTGTCACGTATGTAGTACCCATATGAACAGACTCCACTCTTGTCTCTCCTGTGTCTTTTTTGGCTGCTTCACTGAGAAACATATTCACAAACATGCAGAAACAAAGCAGCACCATTTAGCTGTAGACCTTTATCATGGGGTCATATATTGCTTCATGTGTAAGGATTATGTATATGACAAAGACATAGAACAGATtgccaaagaaacaaaagaaaaaattttgagaTTATTAACTTCCACCTCAACAGATGTTTCTCATCAACAGTTTATGACATCAGGGTTTGAAGACAAGCAATCAACCTGTGAGACAAAGGAACAGGAGCCAAAATTGGTGAAAcccaagaaaaagagaagaaaaaagtcagTCTATACTGTAGGCCTGAGAGGGCTAATCAATCTTGGGAACACTTGTTTTATGAATTGTATTGTCCAGGCACTTACCCATATTCCTCTACTGAAAGATTTCTTCCTCTCTGACAAgcacaaatgtataatgacaagCCCCAGCTTGTGTCTGGTCTGTGAAATGTCTTCGCTTTTTCATGCTATGTACTCTGGGAGCCGAACTCCTCACATTCCCTATAAGTTACTGCATCTGATATGGATCCATGCAGAACATTTAGCAGGGTACAGGCAGCAGGATGCCCATGAGTTCCTTATTGCAATATTAGACGTGCTACATAGACACAGCAAAGATGATAGTGGTGGGCAGGAGGCCAATAACCCCAACTGCTGTAACTGCATCATAGACCAAATCTTTACAGGTGGCCTGCAATCAGATGTCACATGTCAAGCCTGCCATAGTGTTTCTACCACCATAGACCCATGCTGGGACATCAGTTTGGACTTGCCTGGCTCTTGTGCCACATTCGATTCCCAGAACCCAGAGAGGGCTGACAGCACAGTGAGCAGGGATGACCACATACCAGGAATCCCCTCACTTACAGACTGCCTACAGTGGTTTACAAGGCCAGAGCACCTAGGAAGCAGTGCCAAAATCAAATGCAATAGTTGCCAAAGCTACCAGGAGTCTACTAAACAGCTCACAATGAAAAAATTACCCATTGTGGCTTGTTTTCATCTCAAGCGGTTTGAGCATGTAGGCAAACAGAGGCGAAAGATTAATACCTTTATCTCCTTTCCCTTGGAGCTGGACATGACTCCGTTTTTGGCCTCTACTAAAGACAGCAGAATGAAAGAAGGCCAGCCACCAACAGATTGTGTGCCCAATGAGAATAAGTATTCCTTGTTTGCAGTGATTAATCACCATGGAACTTTGGAAAGTGGCCACTATACCAGCTTTATCCGGCAACAAAAGGACCAGTGGTTCAGCTGTGATGATGCCATCATCACCAAGGCTACCATTGAGGACTTACTCTACAGTGAAGGGTATTTACTGTTCTATCACAAACAGGGTCTAGAGAAAGACTAG
- the USP51 gene encoding ubiquitin carboxyl-terminal hydrolase 51 isoform X2 produces the protein MAQVRETSLPSGSGARWISGGGGGASLEEAVEKAGKMEEAAAGATKASSRREAEEMKLEPLQEREPAPEENLTWSSSGGDEKFMTSGFEDKQSTCETKEQEPKLVKPKKKRRKKSVYTVGLRGLINLGNTCFMNCIVQALTHIPLLKDFFLSDKHKCIMTSPSLCLVCEMSSLFHAMYSGSRTPHIPYKLLHLIWIHAEHLAGYRQQDAHEFLIAILDVLHRHSKDDSGGQEANNPNCCNCIIDQIFTGGLQSDVTCQACHSVSTTIDPCWDISLDLPGSCATFDSQNPERADSTVSRDDHIPGIPSLTDCLQWFTRPEHLGSSAKIKCNSCQSYQESTKQLTMKKLPIVACFHLKRFEHVGKQRRKINTFISFPLELDMTPFLASTKDSRMKEGQPPTDCVPNENKYSLFAVINHHGTLESGHYTSFIRQQKDQWFSCDDAIITKATIEDLLYSEGYLLFYHKQGLEKD, from the exons ATGGCCCAGGTTCGAGAAACTTCTTTGCCCTCCGGCTCTGGGGCCCGCTGGATCTCCGGAGGTGGGGGAGGAGCCTCTCTTGAGGAGGCGGTTGAGAAGGCGGGGAAAATGGAGGAGGCGGCGGCAGGGGCTACGAAGGCGTCTTCGAGACGGGAAGCTGAGGAGATGAAGCTGGAGCCATTACAGGAGCGGGAGCCCGCGCCGGAGGAGAACTTGACGTGGAGCAGCAGCGGCGGCGACGAGAAG TTTATGACATCAGGGTTTGAAGACAAGCAATCAACCTGTGAGACAAAGGAACAGGAGCCAAAATTGGTGAAAcccaagaaaaagagaagaaaaaagtcagTCTATACTGTAGGCCTGAGAGGGCTAATCAATCTTGGGAACACTTGTTTTATGAATTGTATTGTCCAGGCACTTACCCATATTCCTCTACTGAAAGATTTCTTCCTCTCTGACAAgcacaaatgtataatgacaagCCCCAGCTTGTGTCTGGTCTGTGAAATGTCTTCGCTTTTTCATGCTATGTACTCTGGGAGCCGAACTCCTCACATTCCCTATAAGTTACTGCATCTGATATGGATCCATGCAGAACATTTAGCAGGGTACAGGCAGCAGGATGCCCATGAGTTCCTTATTGCAATATTAGACGTGCTACATAGACACAGCAAAGATGATAGTGGTGGGCAGGAGGCCAATAACCCCAACTGCTGTAACTGCATCATAGACCAAATCTTTACAGGTGGCCTGCAATCAGATGTCACATGTCAAGCCTGCCATAGTGTTTCTACCACCATAGACCCATGCTGGGACATCAGTTTGGACTTGCCTGGCTCTTGTGCCACATTCGATTCCCAGAACCCAGAGAGGGCTGACAGCACAGTGAGCAGGGATGACCACATACCAGGAATCCCCTCACTTACAGACTGCCTACAGTGGTTTACAAGGCCAGAGCACCTAGGAAGCAGTGCCAAAATCAAATGCAATAGTTGCCAAAGCTACCAGGAGTCTACTAAACAGCTCACAATGAAAAAATTACCCATTGTGGCTTGTTTTCATCTCAAGCGGTTTGAGCATGTAGGCAAACAGAGGCGAAAGATTAATACCTTTATCTCCTTTCCCTTGGAGCTGGACATGACTCCGTTTTTGGCCTCTACTAAAGACAGCAGAATGAAAGAAGGCCAGCCACCAACAGATTGTGTGCCCAATGAGAATAAGTATTCCTTGTTTGCAGTGATTAATCACCATGGAACTTTGGAAAGTGGCCACTATACCAGCTTTATCCGGCAACAAAAGGACCAGTGGTTCAGCTGTGATGATGCCATCATCACCAAGGCTACCATTGAGGACTTACTCTACAGTGAAGGGTATTTACTGTTCTATCACAAACAGGGTCTAGAGAAAGACTAG